Below is a genomic region from Candidatus Cloacimonadota bacterium.
TAAGATTTCAGAAAGTTCCGTGTCTGTGCAAGGTCGTCTCTTGATTGTTTCCAATATCTGGTCGGCAATATTCTGGTTAAAACTTTGAATTTTTTTCCTGTTTTCCGGTTTGGAAATAATTTCAACTGGAATAGGTTTAAAAAAATCGCATATTTCTTCCAATTTTTTTCTGGAAACAGACTGCACCCAACTTTCCGTTCCGGGTCTATCAAGAGTGTTCAATTGAACTAAATCCGGTTTAATTTTTTGAATTTCATCTTTTAATAAAATCAATTCTTCTCTGGTATCGTTCATATTTGGAACCAAGAAAATTTCCAGATAGATTTTACCTTTGAATTCCTTCCTTAATTTTATCAGACCTTCAATAATTTGATTTATGTTCAGGTTCTTATTAGGACGATTTATTTTCAGGAAGGATAATTCGGACACAGCATCTAAAGAAGGAAGAAGAACATCAGCTCGAGACACTTCATCGCGAACTTCTTTATCCCAGAAAAGAGTTCCGTTAGTGATCACAGCAACTTTGTATTGCGGATAATTATCCTTGATGAAAGTTATGACTTGTCCCAAACCACTGTTCAAAGTCGGTTCTCCCTGACCTGAAAAAGTGATGAAATCAAGTTCAGGTTTCTGGTTTAGATAATTTTTAAGTTCATCTATCACTTCATCAACAGGAATATATCCATTTCTTTCAATAGTTAGATTTGTAGTTCTTCCGACTTCACAATAAACGCAGTTCAAACTGCAGACTTTATGCGGGACAAGATCAACTCCGAGAGAAATTCCCAATCTGCGAGAGGGAACGGGACCAAATAAATATTTCATTTTTATCCTTTATTACTTTCTTTTTACCGTAAATTCTCATCTATCGTTCCATCCGGCAGCATCTTATCCGGATGATAAATTCCATTTTCTTCTTTTTGATAACGAATACATTTTTCCCAACTACCAAAGCAATATTTTTCCACCCATTTTTTATCCAATTTTCCTTTTTCCAGAAAATATTTCATAGGGCAACAATAATACCATCTGCATTCTTTCTGCTTCATATTATCTCTTTCCGAAATAATCCTCCATTCTGTCAAATGCTTTGTTGATCATACTTTCCGGAACGCAAAAGGAAAGCCGGATATGACTTTCTCCGGTAGGACCAAAGGCAATACCCGGAGTTGTGGAAACTTTTGCTTTCTGCAATAATTTTTTACTGAATTCAATCGAATCCTTTCCCTGCTCACCCAGAATTTTTGGAAACATTAAATATGACCCTTCCGGTTTTACATATTCGAATATTTCGTTGAGAGCATCGAGCCGTTCACACATCAAATTTCTTGTTTTCAGATAATGTTCCCTGAATTCAGATATGCAATCTTGAGAACCTTTTAAAGCACCGATCGCTGCATATTGAGAAACAACGGGAGCACAAATCGCGAATGGAATATGTGCTTTTTTGATTTGGGGAATTATTTCCTCGTCAGCGTGTAAATAACCTATTCTCCAACCTGTCATTGCATAAGATTTTGTGAAAGTGAAACAACTGATAACATTTTTCTTCATTTCAGGAATGGAAGCAATGCTAAAGTGCTTTTTAGCATCAAAAACAAAATATTCGTAAGCCTCATCAGTGATGACCATCAAGTTATTTTCCAGAGCAATTTCTGCAATTTGACGGAGTTTTTCTTCTAGGAAAACTGTTCCGGTCGGATTGCTGGGACTACAGTATAAAATCGCTTTAGTTCTGGAAGTTACAGCATTTTTAATAGCATCGATATCCAAAGCGAAATTTTCTTCTTCGAGAAGTGGAACTAACACCGGTTTTCCGGATGCGATCCGAACCTGACGAATATGAGTCGAATAAGTGGGAGTAGGCAAGATCACTTCGTCACCGGGATCGATGGTTGCCATCACAGCCGCAGCAAGACCTTCGATCGCTCCGACAGTTAGCAGCAATTCCGAAATATTCGTTTCGATATTATTATCGCGTTTCAGTTTTTTCACGATTTCTTCTCTTAATTCCGGTAAACCGTCATTTTGGGAATATCCGCCGGTCAAACCTTTCTTGATGGCGGAAATTGCTGCTTCATTGATATGTTCCGGTGTTCCGGAAGTTGGTTTTGCCCACGATAAAAAAGCAACATCATCGTATTGCTTGGATAATCTGGTCATCTCGTGAATGGCAGATTTTTTGATTTGTTTTACTCGATTTGAAATATGCATTTGGGATTTCCTCCTTTTAACTCACCCTAATCCTCTCTTGAAAAGAGAGGGAACAAAAAAAAGAAATAAAAAATTCATTTTTTATTTCCCCTTCTTTTCTCAAGAGAAGGGGTTAGGGGATGAGTTTCTTCAATTTTTTATAATTTTTCACAGTACTTTCAAAAAATTCCTGATGATAAAGTAAAGATGCAGGATGAGATAAAGGGAAAATAATGCGGTTTTTTACAGGAAACGATTTTCCGATTTTCAAGGAAAATTCTTTTTTTGTGAAGGGATTCAATTCATATTTTGCAAACAGATATTTAGTTGCATAATAGCCGAGAGGAACCAATATTTCTGGATTTACTTCCAAAATTTCCTTTTCCAAATATCCGGAGCAGGCAGTAATTTCTCTTTGTTTTGGTCTTCGATTTTGGGGAAGATTACATTTTATCAGATTAGTTATATATATTTCTTCTCGTGAGATTTGTGCATTCTGTAACAATTTATCGAGCATCTTGCCGGAAGGACCGATGAACATTTTATTTTCTTTATCCTCCAATTCTCCCGGTGCTTGAGCAATCAACATAATATCAGCATCTTTGTCACCTTCTCCAAAGATTACATTTGTCCTTGTTTTGCTTAATTCACAAAGTTGGCAGTTTAACAATTCTTTAATATCCATACTTTTTCAGAATTCAATGATCGTTCCAACTCCACCCTTAATGAACTTTTCCGGAAAGAGTCTTTCAATTT
It encodes:
- a CDS encoding radical SAM protein, translated to MKMKYLFGPVPSRRLGISLGVDLVPHKVCSLNCVYCEVGRTTNLTIERNGYIPVDEVIDELKNYLNQKPELDFITFSGQGEPTLNSGLGQVITFIKDNYPQYKVAVITNGTLFWDKEVRDEVSRADVLLPSLDAVSELSFLKINRPNKNLNINQIIEGLIKLRKEFKGKIYLEIFLVPNMNDTREELILLKDEIQKIKPDLVQLNTLDRPGTESWVQSVSRKKLEEICDFFKPIPVEIISKPENRKKIQSFNQNIADQILETIKRRPCTDTELSEILNIHLNELNKYLSELIDYNVITSERKERGIFFKINNENTNL
- a CDS encoding uracil-DNA glycosylase, which produces MKQKECRWYYCCPMKYFLEKGKLDKKWVEKYCFGSWEKCIRYQKEENGIYHPDKMLPDGTIDENLR
- a CDS encoding pyridoxal phosphate-dependent aminotransferase — translated: MHISNRVKQIKKSAIHEMTRLSKQYDDVAFLSWAKPTSGTPEHINEAAISAIKKGLTGGYSQNDGLPELREEIVKKLKRDNNIETNISELLLTVGAIEGLAAAVMATIDPGDEVILPTPTYSTHIRQVRIASGKPVLVPLLEEENFALDIDAIKNAVTSRTKAILYCSPSNPTGTVFLEEKLRQIAEIALENNLMVITDEAYEYFVFDAKKHFSIASIPEMKKNVISCFTFTKSYAMTGWRIGYLHADEEIIPQIKKAHIPFAICAPVVSQYAAIGALKGSQDCISEFREHYLKTRNLMCERLDALNEIFEYVKPEGSYLMFPKILGEQGKDSIEFSKKLLQKAKVSTTPGIAFGPTGESHIRLSFCVPESMINKAFDRMEDYFGKR
- a CDS encoding uracil-DNA glycosylase, with product MDIKELLNCQLCELSKTRTNVIFGEGDKDADIMLIAQAPGELEDKENKMFIGPSGKMLDKLLQNAQISREEIYITNLIKCNLPQNRRPKQREITACSGYLEKEILEVNPEILVPLGYYATKYLFAKYELNPFTKKEFSLKIGKSFPVKNRIIFPLSHPASLLYHQEFFESTVKNYKKLKKLIP